The following are encoded together in the Sandaracinaceae bacterium genome:
- a CDS encoding pyridoxamine 5'-phosphate oxidase family protein, producing MPNIATLSQVHYLDEAHVALSCQFFNRTRRNVDQNPFA from the coding sequence GTGCCGAACATCGCTACGTTGAGCCAGGTGCACTACCTGGACGAAGCCCACGTGGCGCTGTCCTGCCAGTTCTTCAACCGGACGCGCCGCAACGTGGACCAGAACCCGTTCGCCAG